In the Bartonella apihabitans genome, CCAGCAAATAGCTTATCTCTTATCACTATTATCTTGACCCTGCCTTCAAATAAATAAGGGGCGTTAACCACAGCCATGCGGACAACCTACAGCGTTCAATGAGGGACGCGGTTGCCACAAGGCTGCTAGGCCGCAAGCGGCCAGCCCTTCGGGTGGATAACGCTCCTATCGGCCGGGGAAGCCCTAGAGAATGTAACAAGGTAGAATGTTCCAGGGCGACACGGCCTTGCCGCTGCTCAAAATCGAGAACAACGGTCGAGATCGAGGCGCGTCGAGATCCAAGCATAGCGGAATCTCGTAAGTGAATTTTTTGAAACTAGCCGATCCTGCCGACCACAAAAAAATCAGCGGCCTTGCGTCACTGATCGTTACCCGAAAGGGACAAGACCACACATCCATGGCGGGGCTTGGGCTTGGTTTTGCTATCGCTTCGCGCTGCCGGCACAAGCAAAATAGAGCAGGACGATAACAAACAACAAAGTCTGTTCGATTAGTGTTTTATGTGATACAATCTAAGCGTATTCATGAAAAATACATTATCGGATAGCGTGAAATCATGAGGATTAGCACTCGTCCATGATCGTTGTGGAGAGAGACAATGGTTACATCTGTACATTCTTTATCCGGTGTGCATGGAGAGATCGCGCTCAAGCTTATCACTGATATAGCGCACCCCGAAGCCGCAAAATCCAAGAAAAACGAAGAACCGACTGTAAAAGTAGGTGCTGATACGACTGTTTCCGACCGAACACAATCCGCAATTTCATCAATTACGTGGGACCCTAATAAAAAACCATCAGCTGAACAAGTTGCAAAGCTCGTTGAATATTACTCAACACATGATGAACCTATGAGTTATGATGCTATGATGATGATCCATTGCTCTGATTGGGCTAAAGTCAATCTACAAGGTGGTCAAATAAATCAACGTGTGCCGTCGGATATGTCGATAGATGAATTTAAGCAGCTTGCAAAAAATGTTGTCCGCGCTCAATTAACCGAAGCTCAAAAAATGCTTGGTGATGAAGATGGTAGTTTCTCAAAACAACTAGCCGCTTTGAAAAACGGTAATTTTAAGATTTATACAAATGGAGAACAATCAGACCTATTCGGTTCTGCCAGAGTTGAAAGCACCTGGCATAACGGTGCTTTTGGATACAGCTGGAACTCGGACAATGTAGATCAAGATGTTGTTCAGCAAAAAATAAAAGACGGTTTAGGAATTGTACATTCACAAATAGGCGGTTTTGTTTTCACATTTACCTATTGGTAAATGTGCTTTTTGTTAAGTGAGAGGAGAATAATACGCGTATTTTACCTGCTGTTTTATCATCTATTGCTATTTTGACTGTTTCTATTGAGCCGCAAACAGTATGAGTGTGGGCATCCGGAATGCTGTTAAGGATGATAACGGCCGTACATATTCTGTAAGCCGGACAAGCGAACGGTGGTGCGGTTCTGGACAAACATGTGACGCACCTTCATCAATCAGTTTTGGCGGTTATGGTACAGCAACAAATCGCGGTACGTTTTTTTGTTTTTCTCGTATTGATCTCTTGTTTCAGCCACTCGTTTTGGCATTTTGTGCGGCATTGAGCTCCTCCTCAAGCTCGAAATCCTCTTCGGCTTTCGGGCGGATGAAGCGGCCAAGCAAGAGATAGGTGACCGGTGTGACATAAAGCGTTGCAATGGTGGCAAGCCCAAGCCCGCCGACAATGACAAAGCCTAAAGAAATTCTGGCTTCTGCACCCGCCCCGCTTGCAAGGATCAGCGGTACACCGCCAAGAATGGCGCAAATCATTGTCATTGATACCGGCCGCAAACGTATATTGGCAGCATTTTCCACCGCCTCGCGCAAAGTCTGGTTGCGGTTTCTGAGCTGGTCGGCAAATTCGACAATCAGAATGCCGTTTTTGGCCATAATGCCGACAAGCAGCACCAGCCCGATTTCGCTATAGACATTCAGGCTTACGCCACTCACCATCATGGCAAAAACCGCACTGCCAAGGCCAAGTGGCACAGTTGCCATGACAATGAGGCCGGAAATGAAACTTTCAAACTGTGCGGCAAGAACAAGAAGAATAATGACCAATGCAAAGCCGAACACAATAATAAGGCCGGAAGAGGTTTCACTCAATGTGGCAGCCTCGGCAAGCGGAATAATATAGCTTCCCGCCGGCAATATGGGTTTTGCAAGTTCAAGCGCCTGCTGATAGGCTTCACCGAGTGCAAAACCCGGTGCAAGACTTGCCGTCAAGGCAATGGAGCGCATACGCGATTCCCGCCCGAGTTCCGGCGGTACCGGCTTTTCTTTAACTGTTGTTACCACCGACATCGGCACAAAACGGTCATCTGCCGTTTTCATGAAAATATTTTCAAGATCGGTCGGGTCATTGACCGGTGTGCTATTCGACACAAGCTTCACATCATAGGAACGGTCGCCAATATAGACCGAGCCGATTTTGCGCCCGTCAAGCATGGATTGCACGGCGTTGGCAAGGCCTGTAATGTCAATACCGAGATCGGTTGCCCTTTCACGATTAATGTCGATGAACAATTGCGGCTGCGTTGCTTCAACACTCAAGCGCGGCTGGACAAAACGCGGGTCCTCCTGCATTTTCCTGACCAGCGCATCGGCAACCGGCTGGAGTTTGGCATAATCGGTGCCGAGAATTGCAAATTGCAAGCCTTGTCCTGCCCCCCTGATGCCGAGCGAATTACCTTCCGCAGCAATGACACGCACAGCCGGAAAACCCTTCATAATTTGATTGATTTCCTGAACAATTTCCTGCTGGCTGCGGTTGCGTTCCCCCCAGGGAGCAAGATTGAGCATGAGAAAACCGTTATTGGACGAGCCGAAAGTGCCCGATACCGAATAGGTATTGATGATTTCGCCCCTTTCTTTGAAGGGTGAAAGCGCATCCTCTATCTTGCGCATTTCATCATTGAGATAATCGACAGAAATTCCTTGTGGCCCGTTAATGCGCAAAAACACCTGTGCGCGATCTTCCGACGGGGTCAGTTCCTGCCGCAAGGTAAGGTATCCACCCGCACTTAGGATAACAAAGCCGA is a window encoding:
- a CDS encoding efflux RND transporter permease subunit, with the protein product MFFAVIATTLTLVAVFVPISFLPGQAGGLFREFGFVLAIAILLSAIVALTLCPMLASRFLKDVKKPAADIADNEGNLNGEENRHVLENKGQEGLSDGHSKPALLLKFAQILQNFYARTLHRALDHPWIVVLLSIGFVILSAGGYLTLRQELTPSEDRAQVFLRINGPQGISVDYLNDEMRKIEDALSPFKERGEIINTYSVSGTFGSSNNGFLMLNLAPWGERNRSQQEIVQEINQIMKGFPAVRVIAAEGNSLGIRGAGQGLQFAILGTDYAKLQPVADALVRKMQEDPRFVQPRLSVEATQPQLFIDINRERATDLGIDITGLANAVQSMLDGRKIGSVYIGDRSYDVKLVSNSTPVNDPTDLENIFMKTADDRFVPMSVVTTVKEKPVPPELGRESRMRSIALTASLAPGFALGEAYQQALELAKPILPAGSYIIPLAEAATLSETSSGLIIVFGFALVIILLVLAAQFESFISGLIVMATVPLGLGSAVFAMMVSGVSLNVYSEIGLVLLVGIMAKNGILIVEFADQLRNRNQTLREAVENAANIRLRPVSMTMICAILGGVPLILASGAGAEARISLGFVIVGGLGLATIATLYVTPVTYLLLGRFIRPKAEEDFELEEELNAAQNAKTSG